In the genome of Candidatus Aenigmatarchaeota archaeon, the window ACCAGAGAAACAGAAAAAAGGTAAAAGACGGAACAAACGCCATTCTTTCCGGGAAACTACCCGGAAACATTTCAGTTCTGCTAACGGCAGTTTTTGCGTCCCTGGGCTTTTTAATCGCTTCTCTAATCGGAAGCCAAACCCTGATGCTTACGCTTGCCTGTATGCTTTTGCTGTTTGCCTATTCGGCAAAGCCCTTCCGGCTAAAGGATGTGCCTGGGCTTGACATCCTAGTCCATGGAGGCACATACCTTCTTGCATTTCTTTCCGGGTACTCCGCAGGCGGCTTAGCACTATTACCAACCGCCATCTTTCCTGCAACAATGATTTTTCTCCTCGGCCAGGCGATTCTCGTATGCCACCAACTTATAGACTATGAGGAAGACAAAAAAAGCGCAAATACCACAATAACCCGGCTAGGGCTTAAGAACGGCTGGAACC includes:
- a CDS encoding UbiA prenyltransferase family protein, with the protein product MTYLRDFLGAFRIRDWLITLLMIPVLGAYISASSPLNIAFIAASFFFVCCYGFLLNDYFDIEIDQRNRKKVKDGTNAILSGKLPGNISVLLTAVFASLGFLIASLIGSQTLMLTLACMLLLFAYSAKPFRLKDVPGLDILVHGGTYLLAFLSGYSAGGLALLPTAIFPATMIFLLGQAILVCHQLIDYEEDKKSANTTITRLGLKNGWNLLLAYTALIALSNEFLVGYLALSPILHLVGAGYACFFLFWGLRADYAKASGRETLIRDRFYILNNLSLIALAIAL